Genomic window (Phragmites australis chromosome 5, lpPhrAust1.1, whole genome shotgun sequence):
TGTTCTATGAATGTACAAATTCTTCATATCTGAACCAAACGTAATTACAAACAAGGGTGCCAGGTGCAACAAATAACTtgctaggattttttttaaaacaaaatcgATAAGTACAGCAGCAGTCATGTAGGTTACATCAATATAGTGAAATTCAAGGGGACCATCAGTATTGGGAATTTGAAGTTGAAGGTGGTTCATACAGTTTTTCCGAGCATGAAAATGTTCCGTATACAAATATTCATCCAGTTAAGGCAAATAGATCTCTTCAACTTTTAAAGaacatgagaaaaaaatataaaggtgttaggaacaacaacaaagtctttagtcccaagcaagttggggtaggcaaGAGATGAAATCCAACAAGAGCCACACAAACCAAAAAAGatagaaataacataaaagTAGCAATATAGTACAGGTAATTATTAAAAAGGGTGTTAGGAAGAAGACAAAAGGTGTCTTACATCAACTGGATTGATGCCAACATCAATAATAGCTGCACCAGGTTTTATCCAATTCCCTCTGACCAAGTTGGCAACTCCAACAGCTGCGATGACTATATCTGCCTGTCTTGTTATTTCCTCAGGGTTCTTAGTTTGTGAATGTACAATGCTGACAGTTGCATTTGCTTTCTGATAATCATATAAAGAAGGATTAATCAAACACTACAATAAATTTTCCCAAAccatttgaaataaagaactaGTTCATACTTGCAACAATAACGCGGCAGGCATTCCAACAATATTGCTTCGTCCAATTACAACAGCTCTCTTCCCTTTTATTTCAACTCCATATCTGTGTAGCAACTCCATGCATCCTTTTGGGGTGCAAGGAACAAAAAACGGATCTCGACCTTGCATTGCAAGTCGTCCAATATTCAGTGGATGAAAGCCATCAACGTCCTTTTCAATACTGACAGCattcaaaatgttttcatcgTTCATATGCTGCAAATAGTTTCACAACAGAAATGTGATTATTCGGTGGATGAAACCCATGCACGTATTGATACTAACAGCGTTCAAAATGCAATTTATCTAGCATCTGATAGCACACATGCAAATAACAAAGTCCTAGCATCTGCGCAGAGTATGATTTTGCTAAGAATGGTGACAACCAACTCACTAGACCACATAATACATATGACTCATCAGACAATGTACTTTCATAAGTTCTTTTACAAATTAAACAAAGGGCTACTTTTAACACTTTCAGAATATTGAGTTGTATGTACCAACCAATTTATCCAAAAGCCTAAGCTAATAGGGAAAGGTGAGCAATTCACTTATACGTCAACACTCCCCCTCGCGCGGAGGCTCTCTCAGGTCTCTGACGTGGAAATAGGAGTTgactacaattttttatttaattatgccCGCTAGGAGTCGAACCCTGACAACATATTGAGCTGCATGCACTAACCAATTCACCAAAAATTTGAGCTGATGGGGAAAATTGAGCAATTCATTTATACTTCAACATAGGACATCATGGATGTTATCTAGTAAGACAAGAAATGGAAGCATTTGGTGCACTATTGAAAAATTCTACCATTCAAGAAGCCTTAACCAGATGTAGTTGAaagtgatatgccctagagacaatcatagagatgattgtattgcacgtttatattcatgtacttctgaataatgtgttattccaagaatgaccaTCGTTTACTTTAATTGATAAGTACGTGACTTGTTTATGAaattctttgtttatatcatgatgttattcttagtcgatccttgatcgcatatcattatgatgatacataagactaaaacatatattgattgatgatcacgtttcatagatcataggtatagagataccaaatAAATAATGTAAACATTTATGATGGAGAATATAATGTTGGATAGATTCATCTTGAGGTACTGTTAggattgttattatgatgtgctatcagttgttatctcaaatggtgtacctgcaggatccttaaatctgagatcgtcattgattcctaaAATGTGTAGTGATATATTTTGGGGCTGTCAAACGCTATCCGTAActaggtagttttcgggtttgtcatgaaacatgtcgtgaggtgtgagcgatcaagatagaatttactcctccttgataacaggaaAGATATCTCTGGACTCCTCAAGGTAAGtgaattgagaaagtgcatggtcatgccaatatgattaaagatttaatcatgatgaatccactacttgattgagtgaatggtcgagctatcataaaggtggcacgtatctcaccttgagctttaCTGGTATTATGAGGCGAAAgaatcggtgcatgtgtatatcaagattcaaCCGATataatcttttgtgtatactcaggagtcaacatgtcctgctagagaccgctattgatttcggtttggaaaaagtttccgagtcgtagccatatatatgaacctaacgggtcacacacttaatgggttggaacaaaacatgcaaattgtattcatgggtttgattggattgtgatccatgaggtgttagagttaTAAAAGACTTTCAACGTGAGAGCCTATTAGCGAGctttatataaggagaggcgtgggatGGGACGTGCAGAGGTTGAGCTATTCCGAAATCCTACCCGCAGTCTTCCACACGATCTCTTAAAACCCTAGCCCCGCACGAgatgctagcacatcggcgctcgacgtttttgcccagtacgtgtggataccgtagaggtgttgctgctattgcggtgctgatctccTCGATGAGTTGATCACGatgtgttcgggactggtcgcgAAGCATAATACGACCACTCGGATCTAGTCGGCGTGCACAACACGATCACTCGGATCTGATCAGATATCACAAGATGACCACTCAGAACTGGTCGAGGTCGCAACAGACCTGATCGGGAGCTGATCAagaaactggtcgaggagcgtgaccatcTGCGCGGGGCTGGTCACGGTTCTGATCGATAAGTAGTTCAAGGAGTTTAacacgcacgacgttggatcggtctactccaactcttcttcgctgcactgcgcgtcgagtggtaacgatctatgatctcctactagtatGGTTTTCTGgatgaatgcggtagaaaatttttgttttaagaTAACGTAGCCTATCCATTTCTCAACAATAGTATGCATAAACATGTTACCATGGCATGCCATATACTGTCTAGGTAGATAATCACTAACGAGCAAAATGAAGTAGGACTTAAATATTCTAGTTGGCAGTTGCTAGGAGCCAAAATGCATTCTAGAGTCCTATTATGTGGGTTATATTGTTATACTAGCCAATAAAGTAGTGACAATTGCAAACTCACACGAGGTAAGGGCAACTGAACCAAGATGCCATGCACAAATGGATCACTGTTAAAGCTCGCTATGTGCTTGATAACCTCCTCCTCGGAACTGTCCTCCGGCAAATTGACCTCATACGACTTTATACCGACCAC
Coding sequences:
- the LOC133918247 gene encoding bifunctional protein FolD 4, chloroplastic-like isoform X2, giving the protein MWRATISSDVSAKIIDGKLVSKQIREEIAIKIARMKDAIGIVPGLAVILVGSRKDSQTYVRNKKKACEVVGIKSYEVNLPEDSSEEEVIKHIASFNSDPFVHGILVQLPLPRHMNDENILNAVSIEKDVDGFHPLNIGRLAMQGRDPFFVPCTPKGCMELLHRYGVEIKGKRAVVIGRSNIVGMPAALLLQKANATVSIVHSQTKNPEEITRQADIVIAAVGVANLVRGNWIKPGAAIIDVGINPVDDPESPRGYRLVGDVCYEEASKVAGAITPVPGGVGPMTIAMLLSNTLQSAKRIHKFK